In Kocuria turfanensis, a single genomic region encodes these proteins:
- a CDS encoding heparan-alpha-glucosaminide N-acetyltransferase domain-containing protein produces MKMGNGRDSTVRPRDGHAVGRTGRGGGTPRLVGVDAARGLALIGLIAVHILPEENDATGDPTWSYLLFAGDSAALFALLAGVGLALSTGRTRPHRGRQLVADRVGLAVRAVLIACVGLLIGYTMTEDASANGILVFYGMFFLLAIPFLSLGPRSLFAAAGVFAVTAPLLILGLQDSLPDYSSSNPTFQHLLTEPTAVLAQLLLSGAYPALAYMTYILAGMGIGRLDLRATEVQARLAAVGAGLAIAAQFTSWVLLYAAGGFQRLVGSSPELDEEAVMRALIFEPDVDRLGTPWWLAVTTPHMNTPLSIAWSLGVGMTVLGVFLLASRRLQAWLRPLAAMGAMTLTLYSAHLVVLSFELHEDEPYLWFLVHVVAAALFALVWQALVGQGPLEKVVGTAVRAARRAVLRGSPARRT; encoded by the coding sequence ATGAAGATGGGCAACGGCCGGGACTCCACTGTTCGTCCGCGGGACGGCCACGCCGTCGGTCGCACCGGACGAGGGGGCGGCACGCCGCGCCTGGTCGGTGTGGACGCGGCCCGCGGCCTGGCGCTGATCGGGTTGATCGCCGTGCACATCCTGCCGGAGGAGAACGACGCCACCGGTGACCCGACGTGGAGCTACCTGCTCTTCGCCGGGGACTCGGCCGCGTTGTTCGCGCTGCTCGCGGGGGTGGGCCTGGCACTGTCCACGGGCAGGACCCGGCCCCACCGGGGCCGGCAGCTGGTCGCCGATCGGGTCGGGCTGGCAGTGCGGGCGGTGCTGATCGCCTGCGTGGGCCTGCTGATCGGCTACACGATGACCGAGGACGCCTCGGCCAACGGGATCCTGGTGTTCTACGGGATGTTCTTCCTGCTGGCCATCCCGTTCCTGTCCCTGGGCCCGAGGTCCCTGTTCGCCGCCGCCGGTGTGTTCGCGGTGACCGCCCCGCTGCTGATCCTGGGCCTGCAGGACTCGCTGCCGGATTACTCCTCGTCCAATCCCACCTTTCAGCACCTGCTGACCGAGCCGACGGCGGTGCTGGCGCAGCTGTTGCTCTCGGGCGCCTATCCGGCGCTGGCGTACATGACGTACATCCTGGCCGGCATGGGCATCGGGCGGCTGGACCTGCGGGCGACGGAGGTGCAGGCGCGCCTGGCCGCGGTCGGGGCGGGGCTGGCGATCGCGGCCCAGTTCACCTCCTGGGTCCTGCTGTACGCGGCCGGCGGGTTCCAGCGCCTGGTCGGGTCCTCGCCCGAACTGGACGAGGAGGCTGTCATGAGGGCGTTGATCTTCGAACCGGACGTCGACCGGCTGGGCACGCCCTGGTGGCTGGCGGTGACCACCCCGCACATGAACACGCCGCTGTCCATCGCCTGGAGCCTCGGGGTCGGCATGACGGTCCTGGGCGTGTTCCTGCTGGCCTCGCGCCGGCTCCAGGCGTGGCTGCGGCCGTTGGCGGCGATGGGGGCGATGACGCTGACCCTGTACTCGGCGCACCTGGTGGTGCTGTCCTTCGAGCTCCACGAGGACGAGCCCTACCTGTGGTTCCTCGTGCACGTGGTGGCGGCCGCGCTGTTCGCCCTGGTGTGGCAGGCCCTGGTGGGGCAGGGTCCGCTGGAGAAGGTCGTGGGCACGGCCGTGAGGGCCGCCCGTCGGGCGGTGCTGCGCGGATCCCCCGCCCGCCGGACCTAG
- a CDS encoding formate/nitrite transporter family protein, giving the protein MQPDHQQTEDKRKELGRSDEPVEDELVEEFENTVAEGADRLNRTWRALVITGLFGGIDVGLGIMAMLAVKEATGSDLLAGMAFGIGLFALRLAHSELFTEDFLIPINAVVAKHGTWLQLVRLWTVTLVANLAGGWLFMWVVGAAFPQFEQLLLETSVKYMEGGLTLETAALAILAGSTITLSTRMSQGTSNDVVTALISLISGLLVVGLGMLHGALNSIVIFGAMHMGAAISYTDWFLWFLWVIPLNMVGGLAIITLPRLIRTLELIKKERAKQGEKLAAQGLAG; this is encoded by the coding sequence ATGCAGCCCGATCACCAGCAGACCGAGGACAAGCGCAAGGAGCTGGGTCGCAGCGACGAGCCGGTCGAGGACGAGCTCGTCGAGGAGTTCGAGAACACCGTCGCGGAGGGCGCGGACCGGCTCAACCGGACCTGGCGGGCGCTCGTGATCACGGGCCTGTTCGGCGGCATCGACGTGGGCCTGGGCATCATGGCGATGCTCGCGGTCAAGGAGGCGACGGGCTCCGACCTGCTGGCCGGCATGGCGTTCGGGATCGGACTGTTCGCGCTGCGGCTGGCGCACTCCGAGCTGTTCACCGAGGACTTCCTGATCCCCATCAACGCGGTGGTCGCCAAGCACGGCACCTGGCTGCAGCTGGTCCGCCTGTGGACCGTGACCCTGGTGGCCAACCTCGCCGGCGGATGGCTGTTCATGTGGGTGGTGGGGGCGGCCTTCCCACAGTTCGAGCAGCTTCTGCTCGAGACCTCGGTGAAGTACATGGAGGGCGGTCTCACGCTGGAGACGGCCGCGCTGGCGATCCTCGCCGGCAGCACGATCACGCTGAGCACCCGGATGAGCCAGGGCACCTCCAACGACGTCGTCACCGCGCTGATCTCCCTGATCAGCGGTCTGCTGGTCGTGGGACTGGGCATGCTCCACGGCGCCCTGAACTCCATCGTCATCTTCGGCGCCATGCACATGGGCGCGGCGATCTCCTACACGGACTGGTTCCTGTGGTTCCTGTGGGTCATTCCGCTGAACATGGTCGGCGGGCTGGCCATCATCACCCTGCCGCGACTGATCCGCACCCTCGAGCTGATCAAGAAGGAGCGCGCCAAGCAGGGCGAGAAGCTGGCGGCACAGGGCCTGGCGGGCTGA